The following proteins are encoded in a genomic region of Clostridium kluyveri:
- a CDS encoding efflux RND transporter periplasmic adaptor subunit, whose amino-acid sequence MKGLTLSCLVAAILLSGCSSVTSTSTITSKTTNTIKQSTNTQFLMGGKIATNEEADVTAKVSAKVSEISVDLGSKVNEGDVIIRLDSTDLQGQVDQAQAALNTAKANLANAQNSTRPEQIAQAQASLSSASQSYETTKKNYNRVQSLLNEGAATQQELDTANQQLSAAEAQYKTAQEQLNMLNNGPTKSSIDVYQAQITQAQAALKTAQTSLNNAIITAPISGIVNARNINLGDVASTDKVLVSIINTNNLYVNAYAPADIISKISEGQSVIAKVSEIPDKEFHGKIAVINSTLNSQSRDILVKVTLTDKDTNLKPGMFAEIGLDK is encoded by the coding sequence ATGAAAGGACTTACTTTATCTTGTCTAGTTGCAGCAATACTTTTAAGTGGTTGTAGTTCTGTTACTAGTACAAGCACCATTACCAGTAAAACTACCAATACCATTAAACAAAGTACCAATACCCAGTTTTTAATGGGTGGCAAAATTGCAACAAATGAAGAAGCAGACGTAACTGCAAAAGTTTCAGCAAAAGTTTCTGAAATATCAGTAGACTTAGGTTCAAAAGTGAATGAAGGTGATGTTATTATAAGATTAGATTCAACAGATTTGCAAGGCCAAGTTGATCAAGCCCAAGCTGCTCTTAATACTGCGAAAGCTAATTTAGCAAATGCACAAAATAGTACTCGCCCCGAACAAATAGCCCAGGCCCAGGCCAGCCTAAGCAGTGCATCTCAATCCTACGAGACAACAAAGAAAAATTACAACCGTGTACAATCATTGTTAAATGAAGGAGCAGCCACTCAACAAGAATTAGATACAGCTAATCAGCAGTTATCTGCCGCAGAAGCACAATATAAAACTGCCCAGGAACAACTTAATATGTTAAACAACGGCCCTACGAAATCCTCTATAGATGTTTATCAAGCTCAGATAACCCAGGCTCAAGCAGCTTTAAAAACTGCTCAAACATCACTTAATAATGCCATTATTACAGCACCTATCTCTGGAATAGTAAATGCAAGAAATATTAATTTAGGAGACGTAGCATCTACAGATAAAGTACTTGTTTCCATAATTAATACCAATAATTTGTATGTAAATGCCTATGCTCCAGCAGACATAATAAGTAAAATCTCTGAAGGACAATCTGTAATTGCCAAAGTATCTGAAATACCTGACAAGGAATTCCATGGTAAAATAGCTGTTATAAATTCTACATTAAATTCCCAAAGTAGAGACATCCTAGTTAAAGTAACCTTAACAGACAAAGATACAAATCTAAAACCTGGAATGTTTGCAGAAATTGGTCTGGATAAATAA
- a CDS encoding amino acid permease encodes MSKQDALKNENLKRGLEERHIQLIALGGAIGVGLFLGSANAIQTAGPAILLVYTIAGFAMFIIMRALGELATSYPVSGSFSAYANEFIGPLAGYLTGWTYWFMWIVTCMAEITAVGVYVRFWIPNMPQWIPALAALVVMTCVNLIAVKAYGEFEFWFALIKVVTIIIMIGLGLLMIIFGIGNGGKPIGISNLWSHGGFLPKGLWGPMLSIVMVMFAYLGTELIGVTAGEAKNPEKTIPAAINKVFWRILVFYVGALFVIMCLYPWNSLGTIGSPFVLTFNKLGISTAAGIINFVVLTAALSSCNSGIFSTGRMLYNLSLQGSAPKVFSKLNKSHVPITGIVVSALFLLIGVVLNYLVPGKVFTYVTSVATFGAIWVWGIVLVAQIKFRKRLNPEEVKKLHFPVFGYPYLNWITLAFLAFVVIMMFFNKDTLVAIIVAPIWFALLIVCYYVFGINKAKSTESVFSSEIFGK; translated from the coding sequence ATGAGTAAACAAGATGCATTAAAAAATGAAAACTTAAAACGTGGTCTGGAAGAACGTCATATCCAATTGATTGCCCTCGGAGGAGCAATTGGAGTAGGATTATTCTTAGGATCAGCTAATGCCATTCAAACTGCTGGACCAGCAATTTTATTAGTATACACTATAGCAGGATTCGCCATGTTTATTATTATGAGAGCTTTAGGTGAACTTGCAACTTCATATCCAGTTTCCGGTTCCTTTAGTGCCTATGCCAACGAATTTATTGGACCTTTAGCAGGATACTTGACTGGATGGACCTATTGGTTTATGTGGATTGTAACTTGTATGGCTGAAATCACTGCAGTAGGTGTATATGTAAGATTTTGGATTCCAAATATGCCCCAATGGATACCGGCTCTAGCAGCACTAGTTGTTATGACCTGTGTTAATTTAATTGCTGTAAAAGCTTATGGAGAATTTGAATTTTGGTTTGCACTTATTAAAGTAGTTACAATTATTATAATGATAGGTTTAGGACTTCTCATGATTATATTTGGTATAGGTAATGGTGGAAAACCTATTGGTATTTCAAACTTATGGTCTCATGGAGGCTTTTTGCCTAAAGGTTTATGGGGACCAATGCTTTCAATAGTAATGGTTATGTTTGCATATCTTGGTACAGAACTTATAGGTGTCACAGCTGGTGAAGCAAAAAATCCTGAAAAGACCATACCGGCCGCAATTAATAAAGTGTTTTGGAGAATACTAGTATTTTACGTGGGAGCACTTTTTGTAATAATGTGCCTATATCCATGGAACAGTCTTGGTACAATAGGAAGTCCTTTTGTACTTACTTTTAATAAACTGGGTATTTCAACAGCAGCAGGCATTATAAACTTTGTAGTGTTAACTGCAGCATTATCTTCCTGTAACAGCGGTATATTTAGCACAGGACGTATGCTTTATAATCTTTCCCTGCAGGGATCAGCCCCAAAAGTATTTAGTAAACTTAATAAATCACACGTTCCAATAACAGGAATTGTAGTTTCAGCACTTTTCCTCTTGATAGGAGTTGTGCTTAACTATCTGGTTCCTGGCAAAGTATTTACTTATGTTACCAGTGTTGCAACCTTTGGAGCAATCTGGGTATGGGGAATAGTTTTAGTTGCTCAAATTAAATTCAGGAAAAGACTTAACCCTGAAGAAGTAAAAAAATTACATTTCCCTGTATTTGGTTACCCTTATTTGAACTGGATTACTTTAGCATTTTTAGCTTTTGTAGTTATAATGATGTTTTTTAATAAAGATACACTAGTTGCCATTATAGTTGCACCCATTTGGTTTGCTCTCTTAATAGTTTGCTACTATGTATTTGGTATTAATAAAGCAAAATCTACTGAAAGTGTTTTTTCATCCGAAATTTTTGGTAAATAA
- a CDS encoding carbamoyl phosphate synthase small subunit, whose product MKAKLILENGHIFQGEAFGYLNDSIGEVVFNTGMTGYQEILTDPSYYGQIVTMTYPLIGNYGVNLEDVESDSPKVRGFIVKESCNYSSNFRAELELEDYLKINKIIGLSGIDTRALTKMLRVDGTMKGIITVKNVNFSTVKDTIQCFSNENAVKGVSTKEIYTLGKGKKHVAILDFGIKRSIIEEFLNRGYKVTVFPSNYNAEDILKQNPDLIFLSNGPGDPCDLKLEIENIKKLIGKKPITGICLGHQLLALALGGSTAKLKFGHRGCNHPVRNLESGRVHITSQNHGYYVDKLPDEMELTHISLNDGTIEGMKHKKLPIFSIQFHPEACPGPSDNNYIFDEFNKYSL is encoded by the coding sequence ATGAAAGCAAAACTTATATTAGAAAATGGACATATATTTCAAGGAGAAGCTTTTGGCTACTTAAATGATAGTATAGGAGAAGTGGTTTTTAATACGGGAATGACAGGATATCAAGAAATACTTACAGACCCGTCCTATTATGGACAAATTGTTACTATGACCTATCCTCTTATAGGAAATTACGGAGTGAATTTAGAAGATGTGGAATCTGATAGTCCCAAGGTAAGAGGATTTATAGTAAAGGAGAGTTGTAATTATTCTAGTAATTTTAGAGCAGAATTAGAACTTGAAGATTATCTAAAAATAAATAAAATTATAGGACTTTCAGGAATTGATACCAGGGCACTAACAAAGATGTTGAGAGTAGATGGTACCATGAAAGGAATTATAACTGTAAAGAATGTAAATTTTTCTACAGTAAAGGATACAATACAATGTTTTTCCAATGAAAATGCAGTAAAAGGGGTAAGTACAAAGGAGATCTATACATTAGGTAAAGGTAAAAAACATGTGGCTATATTGGATTTTGGCATAAAGAGAAGCATAATAGAGGAATTTTTAAATAGAGGCTATAAAGTAACGGTGTTTCCTTCAAATTATAATGCGGAAGATATTCTTAAACAAAATCCCGATTTGATATTTTTATCTAATGGGCCAGGAGATCCTTGTGATTTAAAGTTAGAAATAGAAAATATAAAAAAGCTTATAGGAAAGAAGCCTATAACAGGTATATGTCTTGGACATCAACTCTTAGCCCTTGCTCTTGGGGGAAGTACTGCAAAACTTAAATTTGGCCACAGGGGTTGTAATCATCCTGTAAGAAATCTTGAAAGTGGCAGGGTGCATATAACTTCCCAAAATCATGGTTATTATGTAGATAAATTACCCGACGAAATGGAACTAACCCATATAAGTCTAAATGATGGTACCATTGAAGGTATGAAGCATAAAAAATTGCCTATATTTTCGATACAGTTTCATCCAGAAGCATGTCCGGGACCTTCGGATAATAACTACATATTTGATGAATTTAATAAATACTCACTTTAA
- the carB gene encoding carbamoyl-phosphate synthase large subunit: protein MPLNKNIKKVLVIGSGPIIIGQAAEFDYSGTQACESLREEGMEVVLVNSNPATIMTDREVADKVYIEPLTVEFIEKVIKKERPDSILPGMGGQTALNLTVELYDNKILEKYNVKIIGTSIEAIKKGEDRELFRDTMNKINQPVVESDIVTDIESGMRFAQKIGYPVIVRPAYTLGGTGGGIAENEEELKSILESGLELSSIGQVLLEKSIKGWKEIEYEVMRDSFGNCITVCNMENIDPVGIHTGDSIVVAPSQTLSDKEYQMLRTASIDIINEVEIEGGCNVQLALNPHSFEYVVIEINPRVSRSSALASKATGYPIAKVAAKIALGYGLDEIKNAVTQKTYACFEPSLDYVVIKIPKWPFDKFQGAERELGTKMMATGEIMAIGSNFEAAFLKGIRSLEIGTYSLDYKKFKNLSMDELKNRITYPDDERIFALAELLRRKYKIEKLSEITGIDKFFINKFKGIIDEEEKLKNISISDINKEWFVLLKKKGFSDKGIADMLKVSPDEVYRLRKIWNINPSYKMVDTCAGEFEALSPYYYSTYEEYDEVEVSNNKKVIVIGSGPIRIGQGIEFDYASVHCIKILRKLGIETIIINNNPETVSTDFDISDKLYFEPITEEDVLSILDKEKPYGVILQFGGETAIKLAEFLKEKNIVTLGTTADQIDMAEDREKFDDLLEKLNIKRPKGKGVWTIDEGLQEGRKLGFPVLVRPSYVLGGQGMEITYTEKELAYYLSMAFNKDKKNPILIDKYLMGREIEVDAICDGEDVLIPGIMEHLERAGVHSGDSITMYPAQNVNDDIREKVLEYTVKLSLGIGIKGMINIQFIEYEGNLYVIEVNPRASRTVPYISKVSNVPIVDIATKVMLGEKLRDIGYGVGICREPNIVAVKVPVFSTEKLPNVEVSLGPEMRSTGEVLGVSTTIEGALYKGLLAADMFFNMKNGVILATIGDHDKQEFLPIAREIHKLGIKFIATENTAKLLSNNGIEVKKIRKMKEESPNIIDVIKNEEVDLVINTPTKGNDSTRDGFHIRRLAVERNIEVITSLDTFRAMTYVKKKDINDDKLEVFSEYK from the coding sequence ATGCCTTTAAATAAGAACATTAAAAAAGTTTTGGTAATAGGTTCAGGGCCTATAATAATAGGTCAGGCAGCAGAATTTGATTATTCTGGAACCCAGGCCTGTGAATCACTTAGGGAAGAGGGAATGGAGGTTGTACTTGTAAATAGTAATCCTGCTACTATAATGACGGACAGAGAAGTAGCAGACAAGGTTTATATAGAACCACTTACAGTAGAATTTATAGAAAAGGTCATAAAGAAGGAAAGACCAGACAGCATTTTACCGGGAATGGGTGGACAAACTGCGCTTAATCTTACTGTAGAGTTATACGATAATAAAATACTTGAAAAATATAATGTAAAAATAATAGGTACTTCTATAGAGGCCATAAAAAAAGGTGAAGATAGAGAACTTTTTAGAGATACCATGAATAAAATAAATCAACCAGTTGTAGAAAGCGATATAGTTACGGATATAGAAAGTGGTATGAGATTTGCACAGAAAATAGGTTATCCTGTTATAGTAAGACCTGCCTATACCCTTGGAGGTACAGGTGGTGGAATAGCGGAAAATGAAGAGGAACTTAAAAGTATATTGGAATCTGGACTGGAACTTAGTTCCATAGGTCAGGTATTGCTTGAAAAGAGTATAAAAGGGTGGAAAGAAATAGAATATGAAGTTATGAGAGACAGCTTTGGAAACTGTATAACAGTATGTAATATGGAAAATATAGATCCTGTGGGAATTCATACAGGGGACAGTATAGTTGTAGCACCAAGCCAAACTTTATCAGATAAAGAATATCAAATGCTTAGAACTGCATCTATCGACATAATAAATGAAGTTGAAATAGAAGGTGGATGTAATGTTCAGTTGGCCTTAAATCCACATTCCTTTGAATATGTAGTTATAGAGATAAATCCTAGGGTTAGCCGTTCATCAGCTCTTGCATCAAAAGCCACAGGATATCCTATTGCAAAGGTGGCAGCTAAAATAGCTCTTGGTTATGGTTTGGATGAAATAAAAAATGCAGTTACCCAGAAAACCTATGCTTGTTTTGAGCCCTCTCTGGATTATGTAGTAATAAAAATTCCTAAATGGCCTTTTGATAAATTTCAAGGAGCAGAGAGGGAACTTGGGACTAAAATGATGGCTACAGGGGAAATAATGGCCATAGGAAGTAACTTTGAAGCTGCATTTTTAAAGGGGATAAGATCTCTTGAAATAGGAACTTATTCTTTAGATTATAAAAAGTTTAAAAATTTAAGTATGGATGAACTTAAAAATAGAATAACATATCCTGATGATGAAAGAATATTTGCACTAGCAGAGTTATTAAGAAGAAAATACAAAATTGAAAAATTATCTGAAATCACCGGTATAGATAAATTTTTTATAAATAAATTTAAAGGGATTATAGATGAAGAGGAAAAATTGAAAAACATCAGTATAAGTGATATCAATAAAGAATGGTTTGTTTTGCTGAAGAAAAAAGGATTTTCTGATAAGGGAATAGCAGACATGCTTAAGGTTTCACCAGATGAGGTTTATAGACTCAGAAAAATATGGAATATAAATCCCTCTTATAAAATGGTAGATACCTGTGCAGGGGAATTTGAAGCCCTTTCTCCTTATTATTATTCTACCTATGAAGAATATGATGAGGTGGAAGTTTCAAACAATAAAAAAGTTATAGTGATAGGATCGGGGCCTATCAGAATAGGGCAGGGTATAGAATTTGATTATGCTTCCGTACACTGCATAAAAATACTTAGAAAGCTTGGTATAGAGACTATAATAATAAATAATAACCCGGAAACTGTAAGCACAGATTTTGATATTTCAGATAAACTGTATTTTGAACCTATAACTGAAGAAGATGTTTTAAGTATATTGGATAAGGAAAAGCCATACGGTGTTATATTGCAATTTGGGGGAGAAACTGCTATAAAACTGGCAGAATTCTTAAAAGAAAAAAATATAGTTACATTAGGTACCACTGCGGACCAGATAGATATGGCAGAAGATCGGGAAAAATTTGATGATCTTCTTGAAAAATTAAACATTAAAAGACCTAAAGGAAAAGGAGTATGGACTATAGATGAGGGACTTCAAGAAGGAAGAAAGCTGGGATTTCCTGTACTTGTGAGGCCATCTTATGTACTTGGAGGACAAGGCATGGAAATAACTTATACGGAAAAAGAACTTGCATATTATCTTTCTATGGCTTTTAATAAAGATAAGAAAAATCCTATATTAATAGATAAATATTTAATGGGCAGGGAAATAGAAGTAGATGCCATATGTGACGGTGAGGATGTACTTATACCTGGAATTATGGAGCATTTGGAAAGGGCGGGGGTACACTCTGGAGACAGTATAACTATGTATCCTGCTCAAAATGTAAATGATGATATAAGAGAAAAAGTTTTAGAATATACTGTAAAGTTATCTTTAGGAATAGGTATAAAAGGTATGATAAATATTCAATTCATAGAATATGAGGGTAATCTTTATGTTATAGAAGTAAATCCTAGGGCTTCGAGAACTGTTCCTTATATAAGCAAGGTGAGTAATGTACCTATAGTTGATATTGCGACAAAGGTAATGCTTGGGGAAAAATTAAGAGATATTGGATATGGAGTTGGAATCTGCAGGGAGCCTAATATAGTGGCAGTAAAGGTTCCGGTATTTTCAACAGAGAAGCTTCCTAATGTAGAAGTTTCCTTGGGACCTGAGATGAGATCCACAGGAGAGGTCTTAGGAGTGTCTACCACCATTGAAGGGGCCCTCTATAAAGGACTTTTGGCTGCAGATATGTTTTTTAATATGAAAAATGGAGTAATACTTGCAACTATAGGAGACCATGATAAACAAGAGTTTCTACCTATAGCAAGGGAAATACATAAATTAGGAATTAAATTTATAGCCACGGAAAATACAGCAAAACTCTTAAGTAATAATGGAATTGAAGTAAAAAAGATTAGAAAAATGAAAGAAGAGAGTCCAAATATAATAGATGTTATAAAAAATGAAGAAGTGGACTTAGTAATAAATACTCCTACTAAGGGAAATGATTCTACAAGGGATGGATTTCATATAAGAAGATTGGCTGTGGAGAGGAATATAGAAGTTATAACGTCACTGGATACTTTTAGAGCTATGACTTATGTAAAAAAGAAAGATATAAATGACGATAAATTGGAAGTATTTTCAGAGTACAAATAG
- a CDS encoding M20 metallopeptidase family protein has product MEQLCEVEEIKHLANKYYSEVVNLRRYFHTYPEVSKKEFNTQKKIIEALEGLSLNIRKAGGTGVIAELKGGKPGKIVAIRADIDALAIDDEISKDYKSKNKGACHACGHDGHTAMLIGVIKVLCDIRHRIEGTLRFIFQPSEEEVIDGSGAAAIIEDGGLEGVEAIIGAHLWQPIEIGTVGISKGPVMAASDEFVIIIEGKAGHASMPHQTIDSILTASQIVVALNTIVGRDVDPMKQAVVSVGVFQSGHIYNAISGKAVLKGTIRSLDEDVRREVLMHIRKIVKHICDMAGAHCSLQKSSCTYVLNNDSKITDIVLEAGKEVMGEGAHEVKPCMSSEDFSYYLQKVPGCFIFIGIGNPKKGIIYPQHHPKYDIDEMALLYGVEVMANAALKLLSKLK; this is encoded by the coding sequence ATGGAACAGTTGTGTGAAGTAGAAGAAATAAAGCACCTGGCTAATAAATATTATTCTGAAGTGGTAAACTTGAGGAGATATTTTCACACATATCCTGAGGTTAGTAAAAAGGAATTTAATACTCAAAAGAAAATAATTGAAGCGTTAGAAGGTCTTAGTTTAAATATCAGAAAAGCAGGGGGAACTGGTGTTATTGCAGAACTTAAGGGGGGAAAGCCAGGCAAAATAGTGGCAATTCGTGCGGATATAGATGCTTTGGCTATAGATGATGAAATAAGTAAAGATTATAAATCTAAAAATAAAGGTGCATGTCATGCCTGCGGACATGATGGACACACTGCCATGCTTATAGGTGTTATAAAAGTATTATGTGATATACGTCATAGAATAGAAGGTACTTTAAGATTTATATTTCAGCCTAGTGAAGAAGAAGTAATTGATGGTTCAGGGGCAGCAGCTATTATAGAAGATGGGGGCTTAGAAGGTGTAGAAGCCATTATAGGAGCTCATCTGTGGCAGCCTATTGAAATTGGAACAGTGGGAATATCAAAGGGACCTGTAATGGCTGCCAGTGATGAATTTGTAATAATTATTGAGGGAAAAGCAGGTCATGCTTCTATGCCTCACCAAACTATAGATTCAATATTAACAGCTTCTCAGATAGTTGTTGCCTTAAATACAATTGTGGGAAGAGATGTAGATCCCATGAAACAGGCTGTAGTATCGGTAGGTGTATTTCAGTCAGGACATATTTATAATGCCATATCAGGGAAGGCAGTATTAAAGGGAACTATTAGATCCCTTGATGAAGATGTGAGAAGAGAAGTGCTTATGCATATTAGAAAAATTGTGAAGCATATATGTGATATGGCAGGAGCTCACTGCAGCCTTCAAAAAAGCTCATGTACCTATGTTCTTAATAATGATTCTAAAATTACAGATATTGTACTTGAAGCGGGAAAAGAGGTAATGGGAGAGGGAGCTCATGAAGTAAAGCCGTGTATGAGTAGTGAAGATTTTTCTTACTATTTACAGAAAGTACCGGGGTGCTTTATTTTTATAGGTATAGGAAACCCTAAGAAAGGAATTATTTATCCTCAACATCATCCTAAATATGATATAGATGAAATGGCATTATTATATGGGGTTGAAGTTATGGCCAATGCAGCTTTAAAATTACTTTCCAAATTAAAATAA
- a CDS encoding sensor histidine kinase has protein sequence MFRKLKIELILINLILTGLVLIIIFSGIYVLMERSFEHSSYMHMAKTSEMEDIPPPPERPNRELISSENFFIKTDKIGRIRETSSNFTLSEEVSYNIIKNIFNNKDSRGTITYESFNFRYLKVPKKYGFIIIFQDKSFDSEVLRRLIIISVLVCIASLILVFIISLFLANTSLKPIINAWKKQQSFVADASHELRTPLAVITTNLDIVLDNKNETVETQGKWLGNIKLETARMTKLIEELLFLARSDSHKVSLSISSFNLSNAITQSIMPFEAICIKYKIHISYDIQQNVIFLGNEGRIKQLAAILIDNAIKHTYEKGSIEIKMHTVKNKIEFAVSDTGEGISEEHLDKIFERFYKVDKSRSNRNGNFGLGLSIAKSIVNEYKGNITVSSALGKGSIFKVILPFN, from the coding sequence ATGTTTCGAAAATTAAAAATAGAATTAATTTTGATCAATTTAATATTAACAGGTTTGGTTCTAATAATCATATTTTCAGGTATATATGTGTTAATGGAAAGAAGTTTTGAACATTCTTCATATATGCACATGGCTAAAACATCAGAAATGGAAGATATTCCTCCCCCTCCTGAGCGTCCAAATAGAGAGCTTATATCTTCAGAAAACTTTTTTATTAAAACGGATAAAATTGGTAGAATCAGAGAAACTTCCAGCAATTTTACATTATCTGAGGAAGTATCTTATAATATAATAAAGAATATTTTTAACAATAAAGACTCTCGGGGTACTATTACATATGAAAGTTTTAATTTTAGGTATCTTAAAGTTCCAAAAAAATATGGATTTATCATAATTTTTCAGGATAAGTCCTTTGACAGTGAAGTATTAAGGCGACTGATTATTATATCTGTATTAGTTTGTATAGCAAGTCTCATATTGGTATTTATAATAAGTCTATTTCTTGCTAATACTTCTTTAAAACCTATTATAAATGCCTGGAAAAAGCAGCAGTCTTTTGTTGCAGATGCTTCCCATGAACTTCGTACCCCTCTAGCAGTCATAACCACTAATCTTGACATAGTTTTAGATAACAAAAATGAAACTGTAGAAACTCAAGGTAAATGGCTTGGAAATATCAAACTGGAAACAGCTAGAATGACTAAGCTTATAGAAGAGCTTCTTTTTCTTGCAAGGTCAGACTCACATAAGGTATCATTATCTATTTCCAGCTTTAATTTAAGTAATGCTATCACCCAATCAATAATGCCTTTTGAAGCCATTTGCATAAAATATAAAATACATATTTCATATGACATACAACAAAATGTAATTTTTTTAGGCAATGAAGGCCGTATCAAACAGCTTGCAGCTATTCTCATAGATAATGCTATAAAACATACTTATGAAAAAGGTTCTATAGAAATAAAGATGCATACAGTAAAAAACAAGATTGAATTTGCTGTATCCGATACAGGGGAAGGTATTTCAGAAGAACATCTAGACAAAATTTTTGAAAGATTTTATAAAGTGGATAAATCCCGCTCAAATAGAAATGGTAACTTTGGCTTAGGTCTGTCTATAGCAAAATCTATAGTCAATGAATATAAAGGAAATATAACTGTATCAAGTGCTTTAGGCAAAGGTTCCATATTTAAAGTTATACTTCCTTTTAACTAA
- a CDS encoding response regulator transcription factor codes for MRLLLIEDEVMLSEALVYILKKNNYNVDFAYDGIKGQEMAEIDIYDVIILDRMLPGKNGLEILKDIRNKGIRTPVIILTAMDSISSRVEGLDQGADDYLIKPFSKEELLARIRALGRRHIDFIQYGTIQLASLTFDPLRGELQYKENRIKLTSKESQLLELLARNKNQVLTKDQILDRVWGPDSDVEMNNNIEVYFSYLRKKLRKLNCNVIIETIRGIGYCLKEV; via the coding sequence ATGAGACTACTTTTAATTGAAGATGAAGTGATGCTTTCAGAAGCCCTAGTTTATATATTGAAAAAAAACAATTACAATGTAGATTTTGCCTATGACGGAATTAAGGGACAAGAAATGGCAGAAATAGATATATATGATGTTATAATACTAGATAGAATGCTTCCTGGGAAAAATGGCCTGGAGATTCTAAAGGATATTAGAAACAAAGGCATCAGAACTCCTGTAATTATATTAACAGCTATGGATTCTATAAGCAGCAGAGTAGAGGGCTTGGATCAGGGGGCAGATGACTATTTAATAAAACCTTTTTCCAAGGAGGAACTTCTGGCACGAATACGAGCTCTTGGACGGAGACATATAGATTTTATTCAATATGGAACCATACAATTGGCTTCTTTAACTTTTGATCCCTTAAGAGGAGAACTTCAGTATAAAGAAAATAGAATTAAGCTTACCTCTAAAGAATCTCAGCTATTGGAACTTCTGGCTCGTAATAAAAATCAAGTATTGACCAAGGATCAGATATTAGACAGGGTTTGGGGACCTGATTCTGATGTAGAGATGAATAACAATATTGAAGTGTACTTTTCCTATCTTAGAAAAAAACTTAGAAAATTGAATTGCAATGTTATTATAGAAACCATAAGAGGAATAGGTTATTGTCTAAAAGAGGTTTAA
- a CDS encoding glycosyltransferase family 2 protein, with protein sequence MYKSVIYSIIVPLYNEELVIDETYKRLKSIMDSTSEGYELLFVNDGSSDATRKKVEKICVKDMNVRLVNFSRNFGHQCAITAGMEVSIGKAIVVIDADLQDPPEVILEMIKKWKEGYDVVYGKRIKREGESFFKKFTAKTFYRMLKNMTSVDIPVDTGDFRLIDRKVCNTLNSLPEKNRYVRGLVSWIGYKQTFVEFVRQERFAGDSKYPIKKMIKLALDGITSFSYKPLAFSGYLGGISFFVGILIMVVDIIKHLTGGISIINFAFLISIDLIMFGVMLSCMGIIGQYIGRIFDESKGRPNYIIESIINDRKVDKEHDSVN encoded by the coding sequence ATGTATAAAAGTGTTATTTACTCTATAATAGTACCTCTATATAATGAGGAGCTAGTTATCGATGAAACTTATAAAAGGTTAAAAAGTATAATGGACTCCACGTCAGAAGGTTACGAGCTCCTATTTGTAAATGATGGAAGTAGTGATGCCACACGAAAAAAGGTGGAAAAAATATGTGTTAAAGATATGAATGTAAGACTTGTTAATTTCTCTAGAAACTTTGGACATCAATGTGCTATAACTGCTGGGATGGAAGTTTCCATAGGAAAGGCAATAGTTGTAATAGATGCGGATCTTCAAGATCCTCCAGAAGTTATTCTTGAAATGATAAAAAAATGGAAGGAAGGTTATGATGTTGTATATGGAAAAAGGATAAAAAGGGAAGGGGAATCTTTCTTTAAAAAATTTACTGCTAAAACTTTTTACAGGATGCTTAAAAATATGACTAGTGTTGATATACCTGTGGATACAGGGGATTTCAGACTTATAGATAGAAAGGTGTGTAATACTTTAAACTCACTGCCGGAAAAGAATAGATATGTAAGAGGATTAGTAAGCTGGATTGGATATAAACAGACTTTTGTAGAATTTGTAAGACAGGAAAGATTTGCAGGGGATAGCAAATATCCTATTAAGAAAATGATAAAATTAGCTCTTGATGGTATAACTTCATTTTCATATAAGCCTCTTGCCTTTTCAGGTTATTTAGGTGGAATATCTTTTTTTGTGGGAATATTAATTATGGTAGTAGATATTATTAAACATTTAACTGGTGGAATAAGTATAATAAATTTTGCCTTCTTAATATCTATTGATTTAATTATGTTTGGTGTAATGTTAAGCTGCATGGGGATAATTGGCCAGTACATAGGTAGAATTTTTGACGAAAGTAAGGGAAGGCCTAATTATATTATTGAAAGTATTATAAATGATAGAAAGGTTGATAAAGAGCATGACTCAGTTAACTAA